Proteins from a single region of Candidatus Neomarinimicrobiota bacterium:
- a CDS encoding zinc ribbon domain-containing protein, translating into MQHSNWQCPKCKNNEYETGQFAATGGGLSKIFDVQNKKFTTVTCVNCKYTEIYKSETSSLGNILDLFTS; encoded by the coding sequence ATGCAGCATAGTAACTGGCAATGTCCAAAATGTAAAAACAATGAATATGAAACAGGGCAGTTCGCAGCGACTGGTGGCGGACTTTCCAAAATATTTGATGTCCAGAATAAAAAATTTACAACAGTTACCTGCGTGAATTGCAAGTATACTGAGATATATAAATCTGAGACAAGTTCTCTCGGAAACATACTGGACCTGTTTACCAGCTAG
- a CDS encoding DMT family transporter, whose product MNGTALEMNAKQQPHIFAILQALLVTFLWSTSFIIIKWGLADIPPITYAGLRYFLAFLCFLPFIFKKQYTDEIRGLSSKQWSKLILLGFVFYTLTQGTQFLGLSLLPAVSVSLMLNFTPIVVAIMGILFINEIPSRLQWLGTGIFIIGIIFYFFPISFEGNQGLGLLVMTFGVLANSGAGILGRDINRQKDISPVVITFISMGVGSIILLFSGFLYSGIPIIDFRNWLYLIWLAVVNTAFAFTLWNHTLRSISAMESSIINGTMLIQIAFLAWFFLGERISTQEGIGMAIAALGAILVQFKPSKA is encoded by the coding sequence ATGAACGGAACAGCACTTGAGATGAATGCTAAACAGCAACCACATATTTTTGCCATTCTCCAGGCACTCCTCGTTACTTTTTTATGGTCGACTTCGTTTATCATTATCAAATGGGGACTGGCAGACATACCTCCCATCACCTACGCTGGTTTGAGATATTTCCTGGCCTTCCTGTGCTTTTTACCCTTTATCTTTAAAAAACAATATACCGATGAAATCAGGGGTCTTTCTTCAAAGCAGTGGAGCAAGTTAATCCTGCTTGGATTTGTATTTTACACCCTGACGCAAGGCACGCAGTTTTTAGGTTTGTCCCTGCTCCCTGCTGTGAGTGTAAGCTTGATGTTAAATTTTACTCCAATTGTCGTGGCAATTATGGGCATCCTGTTTATCAATGAAATTCCCAGTCGCCTGCAATGGCTGGGTACTGGTATATTTATAATTGGAATCATTTTTTACTTTTTCCCCATCTCTTTTGAAGGGAATCAAGGGTTGGGTTTGCTGGTGATGACATTTGGGGTCCTGGCTAATTCGGGAGCAGGTATTCTGGGACGCGATATTAACAGACAGAAGGATATCAGTCCTGTAGTCATCACATTTATCAGTATGGGCGTTGGCTCAATCATATTATTGTTCTCCGGTTTTCTGTACTCAGGAATCCCCATAATTGACTTCCGGAATTGGCTCTATCTCATCTGGTTGGCAGTGGTGAATACGGCATTTGCATTTACGCTCTGGAATCACACACTCCGCTCCATATCTGCCATGGAATCCAGTATCATTAATGGAACCATGCTGATTCAAATTGCCTTTCTTGCCTGGTTTTTTCTGGGTGAAAGGATTTCTACTCAGGAGGGAATCGGAATGGCCATTGCCGCTCTGGGAGCAATACTGGTTCAATTCAAGCCTTCTAAGGCCTGA